Genomic DNA from Clavibacter michiganensis:
CTCGCGCGCGGCGATGGCCTCGAGCGCGGTGGACATGCCGACGATGTGGCCGCCGATCGCCTTCGCCATCTGCACCTCGGCGGGCGTCTCGTAGTGCGGGCCGCGGAACTGGCAGTAGACGCCCTCGTCGAGGTCGGGCTCGACCTCGTGGGCGATCGCCCGGAGCCGGGCGGAGTAGAGGTCGGTGAGGTCGATGAAGGTCGCGCCCTCGAGCGGCGAGTCGGCGGTGAGGTTGATGTGGTCGCTGATGAGGACGGGCGTGCCGGGGGTCCAGTGCTCCTTGATGCCGCCCGCGCCGTTGGTGAGGATCATCGTGGTGGCGCCCGTCGCGGCCGCGGTGCGCACGCTGTGCACGACCCGGCGGACCCCGTGGCCCTCGTAGTAATGGGTGCGCGCGCCGATCACGAGGGCTCGGCGGCCGGACGGCAGCAGGACGCTGCGGAGCGAGCCGACGTGGCCCTCCAGCGCGGGCTTCGAGAAGCCGACGACCTCGGTGGCCGGGATGGTCGCGGTGGTCTCGCCGATGAGATCCGCCGCCTTCCCCCATCCGCTGCCGAGCGTGAGGGCGATGTCGTGGCGCTC
This window encodes:
- a CDS encoding purine-nucleoside phosphorylase, whose product is MTYSNPLESPDADPQEIARQAARQIAELTGVERHDIALTLGSGWGKAADLIGETTATIPATEVVGFSKPALEGHVGSLRSVLLPSGRRALVIGARTHYYEGHGVRRVVHSVRTAAATGATTMILTNGAGGIKEHWTPGTPVLISDHINLTADSPLEGATFIDLTDLYSARLRAIAHEVEPDLDEGVYCQFRGPHYETPAEVQMAKAIGGHIVGMSTALEAIAAREAGMEVLGMSLITNLAAGIQKTPLSHEEVIEAGRAAEGRIGGMLARIVGAL